One genomic segment of Erythrobacter sp. THAF29 includes these proteins:
- a CDS encoding alkaline phosphatase D family protein has translation MCRLSLLALSTVALGISATPLLADNHHGENIQGKPHHMHGAMHGDGHVPMYAEDLLAAYYAKLEKRVDLPVAPANVSLSPDATITRLAFGSCNHQLRPQTYWATIAETDPDLFLFIGDNNYGDQGWDGDAALTTLRKAYKVQAETAELAAFRSQVPMMITWDDHDYGFNDGGGSFAFKGWAETIFETFWNASDEVKSRPGIYESRMFGEKGKRTQVIMLDTRFFRSDLETMPYQMNRPALGPYQPSDNASKTMLGESQWQWLEQELAKPADLRIVVSSIQVITDAHNYEAWENLPLERQKLYAMLAGREESGLVLLSGDRHAGGIYSDTPEAAGGEQVWELTSSSLNYSFSSTERNTAREPDPKRLTDFISEENFGLVEIDWAAKTFTMSLRGATEGETRVTRTVGW, from the coding sequence ATGTGCCGCCTCTCGCTTCTCGCCCTTTCAACCGTCGCACTCGGCATTTCGGCCACACCGCTGTTGGCCGATAATCACCACGGCGAGAACATTCAGGGGAAACCGCACCACATGCATGGCGCGATGCATGGTGACGGGCATGTGCCGATGTATGCCGAGGACCTGCTTGCGGCCTACTACGCCAAGCTCGAAAAGCGGGTCGATCTGCCGGTGGCACCGGCCAATGTTTCGCTCTCGCCCGATGCAACGATCACGCGGCTCGCCTTCGGAAGCTGCAACCACCAGCTTCGACCGCAGACCTACTGGGCGACGATTGCCGAGACCGACCCGGACCTGTTTCTATTTATCGGAGACAACAATTACGGTGACCAGGGGTGGGACGGCGATGCTGCGCTGACCACCCTTCGCAAAGCCTACAAGGTACAGGCCGAGACGGCGGAGCTAGCGGCTTTCCGTTCGCAGGTACCGATGATGATCACGTGGGACGACCACGATTACGGCTTTAACGACGGCGGCGGCAGTTTCGCGTTCAAGGGGTGGGCCGAGACTATCTTCGAGACTTTCTGGAATGCATCGGACGAAGTGAAATCGCGCCCCGGCATCTACGAAAGCCGCATGTTCGGCGAGAAGGGTAAACGAACGCAGGTGATCATGCTCGACACCCGCTTTTTCCGGTCCGACCTGGAGACGATGCCCTATCAGATGAACCGTCCTGCGCTGGGGCCCTATCAACCCAGCGATAACGCGTCGAAAACGATGCTGGGCGAGAGCCAATGGCAGTGGCTCGAGCAGGAGCTCGCAAAGCCCGCAGACCTGCGCATCGTCGTCTCTTCGATCCAGGTCATCACCGACGCGCACAACTATGAGGCGTGGGAGAACCTGCCGCTCGAACGCCAAAAGCTCTATGCGATGCTCGCGGGCCGCGAGGAGAGCGGGCTGGTGCTGCTCTCGGGCGACCGCCATGCAGGCGGCATCTACTCCGATACACCCGAGGCTGCCGGAGGCGAGCAGGTGTGGGAGCTCACCAGTTCCTCGCTTAATTACTCGTTCTCATCGACCGAGCGGAACACCGCGCGCGAGCCCGATCCCAAGCGCCTTACCGATTTCATCTCGGAAGAGAATTTCGGTCTCGTCGAGATCGACTGGGCGGCGAAGACCTTCACGATGAGCCTGCGCGGCGCGACGGAAGGCGAAACGCGGGTAACTCGCACCGTCGGCTGGTGA
- a CDS encoding NAD(P) transhydrogenase subunit alpha yields the protein MKIAVLKERAPGETRVAASPETVKKFIALGNEFAVESGAGSHAAISDDAFADAGASIGDAASCVKDADIVLAIQAPEVALLEGAKPGAWVAALFDPFQKGELVEAYAKAGLEALSMEFMPRITRAQSMDVLSSQSNLAGYKAVLTAADTYGRAFPMMMTAAGTVQAAKVFVMGVGVAGLQAIATARRLGAQVSATDVRSATKEQIESLGAKAIFVEDVEGIEGEGTGGYATEMSDEYKAAQAKLVSEHIAKQDIVITTALIPGRAAPVLITDEQIATMKQGSVIYDLAVAQGGNVEGSVPDDLVERHGVKIMGYANTPAHLAADASALFARNHFNFLSAFWDKEAGRPELDEEIGDAIRLTKGGEIVNERLKGA from the coding sequence GTGAAAATCGCTGTACTGAAAGAGCGCGCGCCCGGCGAAACGCGGGTCGCGGCAAGCCCCGAAACGGTCAAGAAGTTCATTGCGCTGGGCAATGAATTCGCAGTCGAGAGCGGGGCGGGTTCTCATGCAGCGATATCCGACGATGCCTTCGCCGATGCCGGAGCAAGCATCGGCGATGCGGCTTCGTGCGTGAAGGACGCAGATATCGTCCTTGCGATTCAGGCACCCGAGGTGGCGCTGCTCGAAGGCGCAAAGCCCGGGGCATGGGTCGCGGCGCTGTTCGATCCTTTCCAGAAAGGCGAGCTTGTCGAGGCCTATGCGAAGGCGGGTCTCGAAGCGCTCAGCATGGAATTCATGCCGCGCATCACCCGCGCGCAGTCGATGGACGTGCTCTCCAGCCAGTCCAACCTTGCAGGCTATAAGGCGGTGCTGACCGCCGCCGACACCTATGGCCGCGCATTCCCGATGATGATGACCGCCGCCGGCACTGTGCAGGCGGCCAAGGTCTTCGTGATGGGCGTGGGTGTGGCGGGCCTTCAGGCAATTGCCACCGCCCGCCGCCTGGGCGCGCAGGTCTCCGCCACCGACGTTCGCTCTGCCACCAAGGAACAGATCGAAAGCCTTGGCGCCAAGGCGATCTTCGTCGAGGATGTCGAGGGGATCGAGGGCGAGGGCACCGGCGGCTATGCCACAGAGATGAGCGATGAGTACAAGGCCGCGCAGGCCAAGCTTGTCTCGGAGCACATCGCCAAGCAAGACATCGTCATCACCACGGCGCTGATCCCCGGACGCGCGGCTCCTGTGCTCATTACCGACGAACAGATCGCGACGATGAAGCAGGGCAGCGTAATCTACGATCTCGCTGTCGCACAGGGCGGCAATGTCGAGGGCTCGGTGCCGGACGACTTGGTCGAAAGGCACGGCGTGAAGATAATGGGCTACGCAAACACGCCCGCCCACCTTGCCGCCGACGCATCGGCGCTGTTTGCGCGCAACCACTTCAACTTCCTCTCCGCCTTCTGGGACAAGGAAGCGGGCAGACCCGAACTCGACGAGGAAATCGGCGACGCGATCCGCCTGACCAAGGGCGGTGAAATCGTGAACGAGAGGCTGAAGGGGGCCTAA
- a CDS encoding aa3-type cytochrome c oxidase subunit IV codes for MATHDIDKAKATYSSFMNALKWAVPIIAIITLIVVMLIAD; via the coding sequence ATGGCTACCCACGACATAGACAAGGCAAAGGCAACCTACAGCAGCTTTATGAATGCGCTGAAATGGGCGGTGCCGATCATTGCGATCATCACCCTCATCGTCGTCATGCTTATCGCGGACTAA
- a CDS encoding SDR family NAD(P)-dependent oxidoreductase, protein MTILKDFEDRTALVTGAGSGIGAACAKALAERGAAKLILVDVNADGLDALDLDCEVERVVGSVADEALWQDLEPRLAGLDHAVVNAGIGAGGPLGEVSFADWRRVMDVNLDGAFLTLAASMRAMKGKGGSAVVVSSTTGVKAIGGIGPYGVSKAAVAHMARIAALDGAAQGIRVNAIAPGGVDTNIWDSSEDFRRSVAAQGREATLKAMASTTPSGRFATPDQIASDILYMLSDAGSNITGHVLVSDGGFTL, encoded by the coding sequence ATGACAATTCTCAAAGACTTCGAAGATCGCACCGCGCTTGTCACCGGCGCTGGTTCGGGCATAGGCGCGGCCTGCGCAAAGGCGCTTGCAGAAAGGGGTGCCGCGAAGCTCATCCTCGTCGACGTGAACGCGGACGGCCTCGACGCGCTCGATCTCGATTGCGAGGTGGAGCGCGTGGTCGGCAGCGTCGCCGACGAAGCGCTGTGGCAGGATCTAGAACCCAGGCTTGCCGGCCTCGATCACGCCGTCGTCAACGCCGGGATCGGAGCTGGCGGACCCTTGGGCGAGGTCAGCTTTGCCGACTGGCGGCGTGTGATGGACGTCAATCTTGATGGCGCGTTTCTGACCCTCGCTGCTTCGATGCGCGCGATGAAGGGCAAAGGCGGCAGCGCGGTCGTGGTATCCTCCACCACCGGCGTGAAAGCCATTGGCGGGATCGGCCCTTACGGGGTGTCCAAGGCCGCGGTGGCGCACATGGCTCGGATAGCCGCGCTCGACGGTGCGGCGCAAGGCATCCGCGTCAACGCCATCGCGCCGGGCGGGGTCGACACCAACATCTGGGACTCATCGGAAGACTTCCGCCGCTCCGTTGCAGCACAGGGGCGCGAGGCGACGCTCAAGGCCATGGCTTCGACCACGCCTTCGGGCCGGTTCGCCACCCCCGATCAGATCGCCAGCGACATCCTCTACATGTTGTCCGACGCCGGATCGAATATCACCGGCCACGTCCTCGTCTCGGACGGAGGGTTCACGCTCTAG
- a CDS encoding ribonuclease HII has product MELLTPESEIDAGRFLIGVDEAGRGPLAGPVVAAAVVLGEDVPKGLDDSKKLSAKRRAALDEEIRASCRWAVAVIEPEEIDRLNIFQATMEAMTRCVSDLTARCSGECEVLIDGNMTPEGRRPAWRWRARAIVGGDGIEPAISAASIIAKEWRDRLMIAAAEVHPHYGWERNKGYGTAEHMEALRVHGPTPMHRHSFAPVAQATLL; this is encoded by the coding sequence TGATCGGTGTCGATGAAGCGGGCCGCGGGCCATTGGCGGGACCGGTCGTAGCCGCAGCCGTGGTGCTGGGCGAAGACGTACCCAAGGGTCTCGACGATTCCAAGAAGTTATCCGCCAAGAGGCGTGCGGCGCTCGACGAAGAGATACGGGCAAGCTGCCGTTGGGCGGTCGCGGTGATCGAGCCTGAAGAGATCGACCGGCTCAATATCTTCCAGGCGACGATGGAGGCGATGACCCGTTGTGTCTCAGATCTCACGGCACGATGCAGCGGCGAATGCGAGGTCCTGATCGACGGCAACATGACACCGGAGGGAAGGCGCCCTGCATGGCGCTGGAGAGCGCGCGCAATCGTCGGCGGTGACGGGATCGAACCAGCGATCAGCGCAGCATCGATCATCGCGAAGGAGTGGCGCGACCGGTTGATGATCGCGGCGGCGGAGGTGCATCCGCATTACGGCTGGGAGCGGAACAAGGGATATGGAACCGCTGAGCATATGGAGGCGTTGCGCGTGCATGGTCCCACTCCAATGCACCGCCATTCCTTCGCACCGGTCGCTCAAGCCACTTTGCTCTAG
- a CDS encoding sigma-54 dependent transcriptional regulator — MSDLDSHIEAPDDAQEDERHESRLVMLIDDEPAQSRLISAIAARDGWRTVIAKDAETAIAILGTREGMQLSAILLDQWVPGDDACSLIAELKERRPALPILMLTTSSSPVLAVEAMRAGASDYLVKPVSPDRLMEALRTVTTRETPRDELAPLTEKMTATLDFDAMIGTAPKFRTALAKAAKAARGHSHVVIEGESGTGKEMLMRAMHAASPRAKEPLRIINVASVPPNSVESVLFGHEPNAFPGAFDRQIGALQQCDGGTLVLDEVDRLTPHLQERLAEAFESGIVRPVGAAHGFRVDVRLLVASNIGLGALVEAGHFDKALAERLSTTVISLPPLRERTGDIPALARHFLGRIGEQPGLRHLSVSDSALALLSAYEWPGNVRQLQSVLFRAAVYCEGNTLTEESFPQLSEMLGEVESDPLSATHEGVGIMLYTEDGNLRPLEEIEADVIRLAIGHYRGRMTEVARRLGIGRSTLYRKLSDLGIDNAA; from the coding sequence ATGTCGGATCTGGATTCGCATATCGAAGCGCCCGATGACGCTCAGGAAGATGAGCGCCATGAATCGCGCCTGGTGATGCTGATCGACGATGAGCCGGCACAGAGCCGCTTGATCTCGGCCATCGCCGCGCGCGATGGCTGGCGCACCGTTATCGCGAAGGATGCCGAAACCGCGATCGCTATCCTCGGCACACGCGAAGGCATGCAGCTTTCCGCGATCCTGCTCGATCAGTGGGTGCCCGGCGACGATGCCTGCTCGCTTATCGCCGAGCTCAAGGAACGCCGCCCGGCGCTTCCGATCCTGATGCTCACCACTTCCTCATCGCCGGTCCTCGCGGTCGAAGCGATGCGTGCGGGCGCGAGCGACTACCTTGTGAAGCCCGTCTCGCCCGACAGGCTGATGGAAGCGCTTCGCACCGTCACCACCCGCGAAACCCCGCGTGACGAGCTCGCACCGCTGACCGAGAAAATGACCGCGACGCTCGATTTCGATGCGATGATCGGCACCGCACCCAAGTTTCGCACCGCGCTCGCCAAGGCGGCAAAGGCTGCGCGCGGACACAGCCATGTAGTGATCGAAGGCGAAAGCGGCACGGGCAAGGAAATGCTGATGCGCGCGATGCACGCCGCCTCGCCCCGCGCAAAAGAACCGCTCCGCATCATCAATGTCGCGAGCGTACCGCCCAACTCTGTCGAATCGGTGCTGTTCGGGCATGAGCCCAATGCCTTTCCCGGCGCCTTCGACCGCCAGATCGGCGCGCTCCAGCAATGCGACGGCGGCACGCTTGTCCTCGATGAGGTCGATCGCCTGACCCCGCATCTCCAGGAGCGGCTGGCCGAAGCCTTCGAAAGCGGCATTGTCCGTCCGGTTGGCGCGGCTCATGGTTTCCGCGTCGATGTACGGCTGCTTGTCGCGAGCAATATCGGGCTTGGCGCGCTGGTCGAAGCCGGCCATTTCGACAAAGCGCTTGCCGAGCGCCTGAGCACCACGGTGATCAGCCTCCCGCCGCTGCGCGAGCGCACTGGCGACATTCCCGCCCTTGCCCGCCATTTCCTTGGCCGGATCGGTGAGCAGCCAGGCCTCCGTCACCTTTCGGTTTCCGACAGCGCTCTGGCGCTGCTCTCCGCCTACGAATGGCCCGGCAATGTCCGGCAGCTGCAATCGGTGCTGTTTCGCGCAGCCGTTTATTGCGAGGGCAACACGCTTACCGAAGAAAGCTTCCCGCAGCTTTCCGAGATGCTCGGCGAGGTCGAAAGCGATCCCCTGTCCGCCACGCACGAAGGTGTGGGCATCATGCTTTACACCGAAGACGGCAACCTGCGTCCGCTCGAGGAGATCGAGGCCGACGTTATTCGCCTTGCCATCGGTCACTATCGGGGCCGCATGACCGAAGTTGCCCGCCGCCTCGGCATCGGGCGCTCGACGCTTTATCGCAAGCTTTCCGATCTCGGCATCGACAACGCGGCTTGA
- a CDS encoding outer membrane protein, producing MKYKHKYSLTPIAIAALVAFPTAALADGPYVGVSGGVVLPEDSSNAGEFDADVPATPDFGAIPAGTEVGWETQFDTGFAISGQAGYAFENGFRLEAEVAYSEYDVDTHTGLTVGGANIDGADVAILTRGAADPANPTVGAVIADGQGKVTNFGLFGNVFYDINTGSAFKPYVGGGIGYQWVDVDYMPSGVAVGADEDGTFAYQLMAGASFEVSDNFEIFGQYTWRDSTEEAEIPLTLVPATLGVESSQSIISAGVRVGFGG from the coding sequence ATGAAGTATAAGCACAAATATTCTCTCACCCCGATTGCCATTGCGGCGCTCGTCGCATTCCCCACCGCAGCTCTTGCCGATGGCCCCTATGTGGGTGTCAGCGGCGGTGTCGTGCTCCCCGAAGACAGCTCGAATGCGGGCGAATTCGACGCCGACGTACCCGCCACGCCCGATTTCGGCGCAATTCCAGCTGGAACCGAAGTCGGTTGGGAAACGCAGTTCGACACCGGCTTCGCGATCAGCGGCCAAGCCGGATATGCCTTCGAAAACGGTTTCCGCCTCGAAGCCGAAGTCGCCTACTCCGAATACGACGTTGACACACACACCGGCCTCACTGTCGGCGGTGCGAACATCGATGGCGCAGACGTTGCGATCCTCACCCGCGGCGCAGCTGACCCCGCCAACCCAACGGTCGGTGCAGTAATCGCCGACGGGCAGGGCAAGGTCACCAATTTCGGCCTGTTCGGCAACGTGTTCTATGACATCAACACCGGCAGCGCGTTCAAGCCCTATGTCGGCGGCGGTATTGGCTATCAGTGGGTCGATGTCGACTACATGCCCTCGGGCGTGGCTGTAGGAGCCGATGAAGATGGCACATTCGCCTATCAGCTGATGGCGGGCGCAAGCTTCGAAGTGTCCGACAATTTCGAAATCTTCGGTCAGTACACCTGGCGCGACAGCACCGAGGAAGCGGAAATCCCGCTTACGCTCGTGCCCGCGACGCTTGGAGTCGAGAGCTCGCAGTCGATCATCTCGGCTGGCGTGCGTGTCGGCTTCGGCGGTTAA
- a CDS encoding NAD(P) transhydrogenase subunit alpha: MDFISILSIFVLACFVGYYVVWSVTPALHTPLMAVTNAISSVIIVGALIASAEAGSATAKYLGLAGVVLASVNIFGGFAVTERMLAMYKKKEK; the protein is encoded by the coding sequence ATGGATTTCATCAGCATTCTCTCGATCTTCGTGCTGGCGTGTTTCGTCGGTTACTACGTGGTCTGGTCGGTCACCCCGGCGCTGCACACGCCGCTCATGGCGGTGACCAATGCGATCTCCTCGGTGATTATCGTCGGTGCGCTGATCGCGAGCGCGGAAGCAGGAAGCGCGACGGCGAAATATCTCGGCCTCGCGGGCGTGGTGCTGGCCAGCGTCAACATCTTCGGCGGCTTTGCGGTCACCGAACGCATGCTCGCAATGTACAAGAAGAAGGAGAAGTAA
- a CDS encoding site-specific DNA-methyltransferase produces MGVMENAKVQTKGAVKAPKKARPDVKALLPLGAILDGDCIEAMRSLPDNSIDCVFADPPYNLQLGGDLNRPDGSEVDAVNDHWDQFESFRAYDEFTRAWLTEARRVLKPDGALWVIGSYHNIYRVGAILQDLGFWILNDIVWRKTNPMPNFKGTRFTNAHETLIWASMGEKARYHFNYRAMKTLNDELQMRSDWVLPICSGGERLKENGKKAHPTQKPESLLYRVLLATTETGDVVLDPFFGTGTTGAVAKRLGREWIGCEREDFYRGVAMKRIEKELPLDESALKTMQSKKAAPRVAFGALVENGLIPPGTQVFDKKRRWIATVRADGSLEYEGKTGSIHGLGKDLQDAPSCNGWTFWHYENGGEVKPVDAARQLFLLANED; encoded by the coding sequence GTGGGCGTGATGGAGAATGCGAAGGTGCAGACCAAAGGTGCTGTAAAGGCACCGAAAAAGGCGCGCCCAGATGTGAAAGCGCTGCTGCCGCTTGGCGCGATCCTAGATGGCGACTGTATCGAGGCCATGCGTTCGCTGCCCGACAATTCGATCGACTGCGTGTTCGCGGATCCGCCCTACAACCTTCAGCTCGGCGGCGATCTCAACCGCCCGGACGGAAGCGAAGTCGATGCGGTCAACGATCACTGGGACCAGTTCGAAAGCTTCCGCGCCTACGATGAATTCACCCGCGCCTGGCTCACCGAAGCGCGCCGGGTTCTCAAGCCAGACGGCGCGTTGTGGGTCATCGGCAGCTATCACAACATCTACCGTGTGGGCGCGATCCTGCAGGATCTCGGCTTCTGGATTCTCAACGATATCGTGTGGCGCAAGACCAATCCAATGCCCAATTTCAAGGGCACGCGGTTCACCAATGCGCACGAGACGCTGATCTGGGCGAGCATGGGCGAAAAGGCGCGCTACCACTTCAACTATCGTGCGATGAAGACGCTGAACGACGAGCTCCAGATGCGCAGCGACTGGGTGCTGCCGATCTGTTCAGGGGGCGAGCGCCTGAAGGAAAATGGCAAGAAAGCGCATCCAACGCAAAAGCCCGAAAGCCTGCTCTACCGCGTGCTGCTTGCAACGACCGAAACCGGCGATGTTGTGCTCGACCCGTTTTTCGGAACAGGTACGACTGGCGCGGTCGCCAAGCGCCTCGGCCGCGAATGGATCGGATGCGAGCGCGAGGATTTTTACCGCGGCGTTGCGATGAAGCGGATCGAGAAGGAACTTCCTCTCGATGAAAGCGCACTCAAGACCATGCAGTCGAAAAAGGCCGCGCCGCGCGTTGCTTTCGGCGCGCTGGTCGAAAACGGCCTGATCCCGCCGGGCACGCAGGTGTTCGACAAAAAACGCCGTTGGATCGCTACCGTACGCGCAGACGGGTCGCTCGAATACGAGGGCAAGACAGGCTCGATCCACGGGCTCGGCAAAGACTTGCAGGATGCGCCAAGCTGCAATGGCTGGACATTCTGGCACTATGAGAATGGCGGGGAAGTCAAACCCGTCGACGCTGCTCGCCAACTCTTTTTGCTGGCCAACGAAGACTAA
- the folP gene encoding dihydropteroate synthase, whose protein sequence is MTASVYLHPIALASGPQAEDGAAIRLGGSMAYASRFALVVREGAQATQRILFGARGFEDALEAIEFGLHAEAQRQWANLQKSHAPLQAGERTIRLDQPQVMGVLNVTPDSFSDGGEFLEKPDAGQAHAAQMLEAGAAIIDIGGESTRPGAAATWEGDEKDRVLPAVEYCANMGAAISVDTRRAGVLEAALEAGAHVANDVSALRYDPRMVELVANSGCPVILMHAPGAGEDLHDGGEYVDVVSEVFDFLKGARERAIVGGIAEERIMLDPGIGFGKTLADNLALINALPLFHALGSPLLLGVSRKRMIGALSNEEAAHERLGGSIALAMKGMDAGIHMLRVHDVKETVQARNVWRGLRDAALTDFAQLPAD, encoded by the coding sequence ATGACCGCATCAGTCTATCTCCACCCCATTGCGTTAGCCTCCGGGCCGCAGGCCGAAGACGGCGCGGCGATCCGGCTCGGCGGCTCGATGGCCTATGCCAGCCGCTTTGCGCTTGTCGTGCGCGAAGGTGCGCAGGCAACACAGCGCATCCTGTTCGGTGCGCGCGGGTTCGAAGACGCGCTTGAAGCCATCGAATTCGGTCTTCATGCGGAGGCACAGCGCCAATGGGCGAACCTCCAGAAAAGCCATGCTCCCTTGCAGGCGGGCGAGCGCACCATTCGGCTCGACCAGCCGCAGGTTATGGGCGTGCTCAATGTGACGCCCGACAGCTTTTCCGATGGCGGGGAATTCCTCGAAAAGCCCGATGCGGGGCAGGCGCACGCAGCGCAGATGCTCGAAGCGGGCGCGGCCATCATAGACATTGGCGGCGAGAGCACACGCCCAGGCGCGGCGGCCACCTGGGAGGGCGACGAGAAGGACCGTGTGCTCCCGGCGGTCGAATATTGCGCGAATATGGGGGCCGCAATCAGCGTCGATACGAGGCGTGCCGGCGTGCTCGAAGCGGCGCTCGAAGCTGGCGCTCACGTCGCCAACGATGTGTCGGCGCTGCGCTATGATCCGCGTATGGTCGAACTTGTCGCCAATAGCGGCTGCCCGGTAATCCTGATGCACGCGCCGGGTGCGGGCGAAGATCTCCACGATGGTGGCGAATATGTCGATGTGGTGAGCGAGGTGTTCGATTTCCTGAAAGGCGCGCGCGAACGCGCGATCGTGGGCGGGATTGCGGAGGAGCGGATAATGCTCGATCCCGGCATCGGCTTCGGCAAGACGCTCGCCGACAATCTCGCGCTCATCAATGCGCTGCCGCTTTTCCATGCGCTCGGGAGCCCGCTGCTTCTTGGCGTGAGCCGAAAGCGGATGATCGGCGCGCTCTCGAACGAGGAAGCGGCGCACGAGCGGCTCGGCGGCTCGATTGCACTGGCGATGAAGGGGATGGATGCGGGCATACACATGCTGCGCGTTCACGACGTGAAGGAGACGGTGCAGGCCCGCAATGTCTGGCGCGGCCTGCGTGATGCGGCGCTTACCGATTTCGCGCAGCTGCCGGCCGATTGA
- a CDS encoding calcium/sodium antiporter, which produces MLEAILLSLAGLAGLAIGGELLVRGAVGIARKLGVSTLFTGLVIVGFATSMPEMVASVQAALAGSPEIAWGNIVGSNLANTLLILGVSALVMPIVLTGVGRRDAVVALAATLLLWLLIWSQIGGRWIGIGLLGLILVYIVWRYRHPGQAPIDDHGDEAPGKAWVAALLFVSGLAILVGGGNALVTGAISLATIFRVPETVIGLTVVAVGTSLPELAASIAAALRGKPGLALGNVVGSNIYNILLIGGATMSIAPFALPFDLVGLQMALLTASAVLLLILLWRGKRIGRALGALLVAAFVGNIVLVFS; this is translated from the coding sequence ATGCTCGAAGCGATTCTTCTCAGCCTTGCCGGCCTTGCAGGCCTAGCCATCGGCGGCGAACTTCTGGTGCGGGGCGCTGTTGGCATCGCCCGAAAGCTTGGCGTCTCGACACTCTTTACTGGCCTCGTGATCGTAGGCTTTGCGACCTCGATGCCGGAAATGGTTGCCAGCGTGCAGGCCGCGCTGGCCGGTTCGCCCGAGATCGCATGGGGCAATATCGTCGGCTCGAACCTCGCGAACACTTTGCTGATCCTCGGCGTGTCGGCATTGGTGATGCCGATCGTGCTCACAGGTGTCGGCCGGCGCGATGCGGTCGTGGCGCTGGCAGCGACGCTGCTGCTGTGGCTGCTGATCTGGTCGCAGATTGGCGGACGCTGGATCGGGATCGGGCTGCTTGGCCTCATTCTGGTTTATATTGTCTGGCGCTACCGCCATCCGGGTCAGGCACCGATAGACGACCATGGAGATGAGGCTCCCGGCAAGGCATGGGTCGCAGCGCTCCTGTTCGTTTCAGGCCTTGCTATCCTTGTGGGCGGAGGCAACGCCCTGGTTACTGGTGCGATAAGCCTTGCGACGATCTTCCGCGTTCCCGAAACCGTGATCGGGCTCACGGTGGTCGCGGTCGGCACGTCACTGCCTGAACTCGCTGCCTCGATCGCAGCGGCGCTGCGCGGAAAGCCGGGTCTAGCTCTCGGCAACGTTGTCGGCTCGAATATCTACAACATCCTGCTGATCGGCGGCGCCACAATGAGCATCGCGCCCTTTGCGTTGCCATTCGATCTGGTCGGACTGCAGATGGCGCTGCTGACGGCGAGCGCGGTGCTGCTGCTCATACTGCTGTGGCGGGGAAAGCGGATCGGACGGGCGCTCGGAGCGCTGCTGGTCGCCGCATTCGTCGGCAACATCGTTCTCGTTTTCAGCTAA